In Nakamurella alba, a single genomic region encodes these proteins:
- a CDS encoding DUF1295 domain-containing protein — MVSWSALLVVLGGSLVAVALLMAVAFLIGKATGKYSVIDAIWGPGFVVVAAASFLLSLGHGDTLQRLALLLAIAIWGLRLGGYILLRNHGLPEDPRYTEMLEGAGPSAIVRKVQVPQGLAMWFVSLPVQVGMVLENPGTFARIVLVVGLLAWATGVGFEAIGDAQLAAFKKDPANKGTVMDRGLWRFTRHPNYFGDACQWWGIGLTVVWAWPGLVAFVGPLAMTYLIVAKTGKALTEKRMSSSKPGYAEYVARTSGFLPLPPKKGPVTAGEPR, encoded by the coding sequence ATGGTGAGCTGGTCCGCCCTGCTGGTGGTGCTCGGCGGTTCTCTGGTCGCCGTCGCACTGCTGATGGCGGTGGCCTTCCTGATCGGGAAGGCGACCGGCAAGTACTCGGTGATCGACGCGATCTGGGGCCCCGGTTTCGTGGTGGTCGCCGCGGCGTCCTTCCTGCTCTCGCTCGGTCACGGTGACACCCTGCAGCGGTTGGCCCTGCTGCTGGCGATCGCGATCTGGGGGCTGCGGCTGGGCGGCTACATCCTGCTGCGCAACCACGGACTGCCCGAGGACCCGCGCTACACCGAGATGCTCGAAGGCGCCGGGCCGTCCGCCATCGTCCGCAAGGTCCAGGTGCCGCAGGGCCTGGCCATGTGGTTCGTCTCGCTGCCGGTGCAGGTCGGCATGGTGCTCGAGAACCCGGGCACGTTCGCCCGGATCGTGCTGGTCGTCGGCCTGCTCGCGTGGGCCACCGGGGTCGGCTTCGAGGCGATCGGCGACGCCCAGCTGGCCGCGTTCAAGAAGGACCCGGCCAACAAGGGCACGGTGATGGACCGCGGCCTGTGGCGGTTCACCCGGCACCCCAACTACTTCGGCGACGCCTGCCAGTGGTGGGGGATCGGCCTGACCGTCGTCTGGGCCTGGCCCGGCCTGGTCGCCTTCGTCGGCCCGCTCGCGATGACGTACCTGATCGTCGCCAAGACCGGCAAGGCACTCACCGAGAAGCGCATGTCGTCCTCGAAGCCCGGCTACGCCGAGTACGTCGCGCGGACCTCGGGTTTCCTGCCGCTGCCGCCGAAGAAGGGGCCGGTCACCGCCGGGGAACCCCGATGA
- a CDS encoding peroxiredoxin, whose protein sequence is MKTATTGTEVPDFELPDQHGTPRTLSGLLADGPVVLFFYPAAMSSGCTKESCHFRDLTTEFAALGAQPVGISTDTVDAQLAFDKANRLGYPLLSDVDGKVAESLGVRRRFLTPVKRATFVIDPDRRIRAVFASELSMTAHADRALETLRST, encoded by the coding sequence TTGAAGACCGCGACCACCGGCACCGAGGTGCCCGACTTCGAACTGCCGGACCAGCACGGGACCCCGCGCACGCTGAGCGGCCTGCTGGCCGACGGCCCGGTGGTGCTGTTCTTCTACCCGGCCGCGATGAGCTCCGGCTGCACCAAGGAGTCCTGCCACTTCCGGGACCTGACGACGGAGTTCGCCGCCCTCGGCGCGCAACCGGTGGGCATCAGCACCGACACCGTCGACGCCCAGCTGGCCTTCGACAAGGCCAACCGGCTCGGTTACCCGCTGCTCTCCGACGTCGACGGGAAGGTGGCCGAGTCCCTGGGCGTGCGCCGCAGGTTCCTCACCCCGGTCAAGCGGGCCACCTTCGTCATCGATCCCGACCGCCGTATCCGCGCCGTGTTCGCCTCGGAACTCTCCATGACCGCGCATGCG